The Camelina sativa cultivar DH55 chromosome 18, Cs, whole genome shotgun sequence DNA window GATCCTCGTACTTAACATTGCGCTCATCATGTTCATCTCTTTCTACTACAATGCAACCGTGCAGCTACCTTGGTGGGGAGTGTTGCTAGCTTGTGTTATTGCCGTCTTCTTCACTCCTCTTATTGGTGTTATCGTAGCCACCACTAATCAGGTACTTACTTAAAACTACATGAAAGTAAAGAAGCAAATTagagtttaaaaattattcttttCAATTGTGTAGGAAGCATaactatataaaacaaaatcatgaaaataatTCGCACATTCCTCtaagaaaaactgaaaaaaaaaatgtaaacaaactttaaaaaggagttttattattatttatttttttgtcataagagttttattattttttagtacTTTCTTTTACAAATCATATTCCATTCATATATGCCTTGTTCATTATCATTGACTAGTTAGAGCCACAgctctttattttaatttttaggtaAGTGACAAGTTTATTTTAACAAGGCTTCTATTGCTTTAGGCACCGGGTTTGAACGTCATAACGGAATATGTAATCGGGTATATCTATCCAGAACGTCCGGTTGCGAACATGTGCTTCAAAGTGTATGGATACATCAGCATGACTCAGGCTCTAACATTCATCCAAGACTTCAAACTTGGTCTCTACATGAAGATCCCTCCTAGAAGCATGTTCATGGCACAGGTTATTGCATCTTTGACCATcgttaattatttgttaaaacaCAATCTAAATATATACTAACACAATGTTTTCAGGTGGTTGGGACGCTTGTGGCAGTGATAGTGTACACAGGAACTGCTTGGTGGTTAATGGTAGACATTCCTCATCTATGTGACAAATCTTTGCTTCCTCCAGACAGCGAATGGACCTGTCCGATGGACCGTGTCTTCTTTGATGCTTCTGTGATTTGGGGACTTGTGGGACCACGTAGAATGTTCGGTGACTTAGGGGAATACTCAGCCATAAATTGGTTCTTCCTCGTAGGTGCAATTTGTCCTTTCTTTGTCTGGCTAGCGACCAAAGCGTTTCCAGCTCACAAATGGATCTCGAAGATCCATTTTCCAGTCATTTTAGGAGCAACCTCCATGATGCCACCCGCGATGGCGGTTAACTTCACGAGTTGGTGTATTGTGGCATTTGTGTTTGGACACTTTTTGTTTAAGTACAAGAGAGAGTGGTGGAAAAAGTATAACTACGTTCTTTCAGGCGGTTTAGACGCGGGAACTGCTTTTATGACAATACTGATATTCCTATCGCTTGGACGCAAAGGAATTGGATTGTTATGGTGGGGAAACGCTGATGATAGCACAAACTGTAGCCTCGCCTCTTGTCCTACCGCTAAAGGCGTAATGATGCATGGATGTCCTGTTTTCTGACCTTGTCACTTAAAATACAAACCCCTTTGATTAGATTTTCTTTCGGAactagtttttaaatttgttttgtacATAACTCTACAACAGCTCGAGTATTGGATATCCTTAGGATctttatatgtaaatataaaaataaaatttatatgatggCAATTCATTGTTATATATAGCCTctattgatgatatttttaattGTGCATGAAAATGTATCAACCTTTAGAAACCTTTATCAAGATTTATATCATTAATTAGTAGAAAACATTATCGTGAGAAAAGTGATTTTAAGTGAAATATATCGAACGAAGAGTTAGGACGAGTAAGTGtaactttctatttattttttaaatgtaattaGAGAATTTTCTTAAGAAATATTTTGAGTATATATCATTGTCGgatattaaaactgaaattattCAGATTTATCATAAGACGAAATATATGTGTCAAAGAACAAAAGTTTAATAGTTATTTAAGAGGATAGAAAATTTTATTGAGTTGAAAAACATGAACATTCAGTAGACTCaactatttataaaacatataactatttagaaagaaaagtttgtgACAAAAAATGTGAACGAAATGTTGTGAATACACACAGACACTAGAGATATGTGCAACTCATTgagatttttctttatttaatatatgCATTTGTACACTACTAGAGATCCTTAGTAAGTTTGTTTCCATTAGTCCACAAAATTTGCATTCTTtggatatattatatatagactcTCGCATATGGtgtaaaaacattaataaatataCCATCAGTGATGTATAATAAATGAAAAGGAGGAAGGTATTCATATCGTTCGAAAAATATGATTGTTACGTATGTACCTTAAAAAGAGTTTATTTTGCTCTATGTTTGtatggaaactttttttaaaattccTTTCCTTTTTCTGAAACGGAAACAAAGGCATGGAAACACGATAAAAACTCcgtttctgttttaaaaatacgacgaaattttttttttaacttagaaacttaatatatatatatatatatacacataatacatataaatatataatatttttagtgttttaatttaactatttaatatttatgttttgaatttgtgttgtttcaaatattccATTTGATATAGGTTTTATGTTTGatgttttattatgtatatacatatatccatatatatatacatacgttTCCAAACTCGTttctatttcataattttagaaaaaaatcgtTTCCCATTTCTGAAACGTTTCGCTTTCGTGTATCCGTTTCTGTTTCCATGCCACCTAGGTTTTGCTTCTCTGATCTTTCACTTCCGaccattattattaaatttatagataTTGGCGATAGGATAGTTAGAAgttaaattttagttagaaGTTAACCTTAAGAAATCGTTCTCAAATTCATCACGTCAATTTGTAGTTAGAAGTTAGTACCGACATACACCAAGGCTTTGAATGGAGACGGTGCGTCAGGTCCCGTACGGTTACAATGATCAATTGACATAAGTATTGAAAAgataatactatttttaatgataattcttaattaattacagttaaaaattataactatcaATTACAATAGTAGACAAGAATTGATAGTTACGAAAGCTAATGCTTACTCTTGCTTTGTTGATAATTACATTTAACTAATAAGACAAGAATCAAACAATCCCGGAAAACAGCATCACGGGCTTTGCCAACAGTCGCCGGAAAGAAAGATGTTGCTACGAAAGCAGAAAGCTAATGCTTACTCTTGCTTTGTTGATGGATCATGGATTTCTCCCTCTGAATGTGCAGGAATAGGTTGGACTCTTTACAATACTAATCATCAGATTATTTTTCAAGGGAAGACATCCACCAATCCAATGAACACACCTCTTGAAGTAGAGGCTTATGCATTAAGATCAGCAATATACCATGTTCAGAGGCTTGGATACACTGATGTGATGTTCTGCGGAGATACATCTATCTTATATGAAAAGCTCCTACGTTTCTTCCATTACGAGCAGAAGGATCAATGTGAACATTCTAatgataatatttcttttgcAAATATACCCCGCACTGTAAACTTTACTGCTGACAAATTAGCTAAGGATGCTagaacaagaaaattaaattatgtaaTATCATGGACAGATGTATGTTAaagttttatgtaataaaaaatttattgtctacaaaaaaaaaactaataagacAAGTTAAAAGTATGACTTTAAAATTCTTCTTAATATGTgtaaaaattctagaaattgaATTAATAAGAAACCAAGGGAGTATCAATTAGATTTATACTTAAACCCCAAAAATAATCCAAATATCCAAAAATTAGTTGTTACAAATGtcaaaatttagctaaatttaaactaattttcaagattttttttcgtGTATCTGGTATTTTGGATATCAATTAGGTTCTAAATTTTTAACCTAAAGTATCCAAACCGAAAGTCTAAAATTACCCGTAGATAATGTTTTATTAAATCCGTTTCCGGACCAAATCATAATAAACACTAACAATCCCATGGATTCAAGAAATAAGTTTCCTCAAAttcaccaagaaaaaaaaaaaaataagtttccTCAATAGTAATCTGCAGGAAGCAAAATATTCTTATTTGGTTATGTATCCATTGTATATATACTTCCATATATGAAAAAATCAGTAGAGATATGCtaccaaaattaataaattaaaatacattaaaatactatatatttcttcattcaaaaaagaaaaaaaatctgattcaCTCAGAATTTCACAGATCaaaaaacacacaaccaaagGAAGCAAAATCCTCTCTGtctgtgagtttttttttaattcgtttGTTTGTATTTCCTCTGTTCAATTGAGAATATTAAGAACGGTTACATAAACACAATCTCACTAACACATAACACAATCccattatttttattgtattgcagagacaaaaacagaacatcaGTTCTCTATTTCTGACGACCAATGCAAGAAATTACAGAGATAAGATCGNNNNNNNNNNNNNNNNNNNNNNNNNNNNNNNNNNNNNNNNNNNNNNNNNNNNNNNNNNNNACGAGGTGGTCCTTCACAATGAATCCTGGTCCGTTTAGTACCAAAGAGCATGTTCTTATAACCGTATTTGCAAACTCAGGCGCAGGTGCTGTTTACGCTAGTCATATTATTAGTGCTGTTAAGCTTTACTACAAGAGAAGGCTTGATTTCTTACCTGCATTGCTCGTTATGATCACCACTCAGGTAAAaagtgatttgattttttagttcgTGTTTATTGGTATTGAGTTTCTAGGTTTAGAGGCTTGTCAactgagagttttttttttctcctgttTCTTGGGCTACAAGGTATTAGGATTTGGTTGGGCTGGTATGTATAGAAAGCATTTAGTTGAGCCTGGTGAGATGTGGTGGCCAATCAATCTCGTTCAAGTATCTCTCTTCAGGTAATGCTCCCTTTCTAATGATGCTCTGATGTTTTTGATTaagcattttaaaaaaaatatctgattttgCATCATACACAGAGCATTGcacgagaaagagaagagatcgaAATGGGGGATTAGTCGAAATCAGTTCTTCGTCATCACGCTCATCACTAGCTTCTCCTATTATATCTTACCTGGTTATCTCTTCACGGTCTTAACCACAGTCTCTTGGCTATGTTGGATTAGCCCTAAATCGATTCTAGTCAACCAGCTCGGTTCAGGGTCAGCGGGTCTAGGTATTGGTTCCTTTGGTCTGGACTGGTCAACCGTCGCGTCATACCTTGGAAGCCCACTCGCTAGCCCTTTTTTTGCTTCTGCAAATATTGCCGTTGGGTTCTTTCTTGTGATGTACGTTATTACACCTCTCTGTTACTACCTAGATATCTACAACGCCAAAACCTTCCCAATCTACTCCGGTAAACTTTTTGTAGCCAGTGGGAAGGAATACGATGTAAGAAGCATCATCGATGCCAATTTCCGCCTCGATCATAAGGCTTACGCAGAGACCGGACCAATCCACATGAGCACTTTCTTTGCCGTGACCTATGGACTAGGTTTTGCAACCTTGACTGCTAGTGTTGTCCATGTCCTGCTTTTCAACGGCAAAGATCTTTGGAATCAAACCAAAGGAGCCTTAgggaaaaacaagaaaatggaTATACATACAAAGATCATGAAGAGGAATTATAAAGAAGTTCCTCTTTGGTGGTTTCTTTGTATTTTCGCTGTAAATCTTGCAGTTATTGTCTTTATATGTATCTACTATGAGGCACAGATTCAGCTTCCATGGTGGGGAGCTTTCTTGGCTTGTTTGATAGCTATCTTCTTCACTCCTCTCGTTGGTGTCATCATGGCCACTACTAACCAGGTTAGAAGAAAGATACACACGTTTAATAACTTGGCTTCACGATCCGGTTATGATCATTAAATcgtgtttctgtttttattttgtaggcGCCGGGTCTGAACATTATCACCGAATACATAATTGGGTATGCATATCCAGAGAGACCAGTTGCTAACATATGCTTCAAGACTTACGGATACATCAGCATGTCTCAATCTTTGACTTTCCTCGCTGATTTGAAGCTTGGAACTTACATGAAGATCCCACCAAGAACCATGTTCATGGCACAGGCAAGTCTTCTTAATTTTATGTGTATGTGTCACATAAATCTGTGAAAAAGATAACACTTGAcaagtttgttgttgttttcacaGGTTGTGGGGACTTTAGTAGCAGTATTCGTTTACGCATTAACAGCTTGGTGGCTAATGGCAGAAATCCCAAATATCGGTGACACTTCTCTGCTTCCACCAGGAAGTCAATGGACTTGCCCAACTGATCGAGTCTTCTTCGATGCATCAGTGATTTGGGGACTCGTGGGACCAAGAAGAGTGTTTGGTAATCTTGGAGAATACTCAAACATAAACTGGTTTTTTGTAGGAGGTGCAATAGCTCCAGCAGTGGTTTATTTAGCCACAAGACTCTTCCCAAACAGGAAATGGATCTCAATGATTCACATCCCTGTTCTTATTGGAGCCACGGCTATGATGCCACCAGCTTCTTCTGTTAACTTCACGAGCTGGCTCGTTTTGGCGTTTGTGTTTGGACATTTCGTGTTTAAGTACAGAAGAGAGTGGTGGCAGAGGTATAACTATGTTCTGTCTGGAGGAATGGATGCAGGAACTGGATTTATGTCTGTGCTTTTGTTTCTTGCGTTGCAACGTAGTGAGATTGCGATTGACTGGTGGGGGAGCTCTGGTGAAGGTTGCTCTGTTGCTAAATGTCCGACGGCTAAAGGTGTTATTGTTCATGGTTGTCCTGTTTTCTAAACTAAGATTCTCAGCTAAACTGTATTTGTATTCCTTAAAAACATTTTCGTTTACAACTTTGGTTTATATGTTGTCTGTAAACAAAGCTGCTTCTTCTATAACATAAGACAACAAAAAAGTACATTTATAGAGGGAGAAGACAATAGAAGTCGCAAGAAtccaaaacaaagcaaaaacaaCATTTGGGTCGATGAACAAACTACGAAGATGATGTAATTTCACCACTACAAGTCCCAACCAATTTTGCATACAGGGAATGTCTTAAAAGAAAAGGCTTTACAAAGTTCTGAAAAatcatttctctcttctcttttgtaaaCATCAAGATGTCTCTTCCTTGAGCCTGTACAACGTGATCTCTTGCTGCTTGAAGTAACGTCGATCCTCTTCATCCACCAGCACAAGATTCAGATAATACTTTACGCTGaatttgttgttgatgttcGTATGTGTTGGTGTCAGATCATATGGTGTCAAGAAAACTCTTACAGGTATTGATTCGCCTGCAACATTAGTCTCAAATCAATACTTCGTTACAAAACTCACAAAAGGTCTGAATGAGTTTTGGAGTATATGATGAATGTACCTCTAACTGGAGCACCATCCATTAATTCAAATTTGGCTAGTGTTTCTGTCTCGACGTGAGTATTAGCTCCTGCACCTGTTGATTCTCGCCGTCTGATCTCAAGATCCATATTCTTTATCTTGATTCTCACCAAAAGAAAGTATATTTTCCCAAGGATAACATCTTTTAGGTGATACCTGCATCCAGACCATAGCGAATTAACTGTTGTTGTCAATTTTCCTTACCACTCGAGCCTAAAATTCTACAAATCAAGTTGTCTTACTTGCTTTTGTTGTACTCAAACTCGATATGGAGGCAGTCCTCAATTCCAACTTCCATCTACAGAACGGGTAAGGGTCCAATGATTAAGCATATCTAATGCAAATAAAGAACTGAAATATCCAAAACGTCATTCACTATCAAAGCAAGAGCGGTAAGGAACCAGTAAAAATGAGAGTGAACAATGGGCGAGATTGagttcaactaatttttttctaaaatgaaAAACTCGTATCATATCAGAACTCACCTTAATGCTGTTATTGATTGGAGGAGGCGGGACATAGTTACGGACCTGTTTCAAACCAGTTAAAGAAAGCTAAGTTTATCTTAAAATACTATGTTGTCAGTTGTCACAAAGATACGCGTATACGtaaaaaaaataccacaaaGTCCTGGTATTCCACGATGCTTCCAGCATAGCCACGTGTAACTGTTACTTTGAGAACATACCTGAAGAAAACAGGGACAAAAAATAATGTACTACAGTACGCAGAATTAGGAACTTATATATTGTTTCCATCTGATGTCAAAGAAAGATATGATATACCTTAGGCGCACATTCACGCCATTGTATGTCTCATATGGCATCTCAACGCTCGAAAATTCAAAAGGGTATGTCtttctttcatatatttctccagGTACATCAAGCTCACGCACTGGAAATTAGAAATAGAAGCCACATAGATAGTTGATCAATCAGTTACTCAGAAGCCACATAGATAGATAATCAGTCAGTTACACAGAAACCATGTCATAATGGAACCCTAAGTTTTGACTCACCCAAGGAAGTGAAGTCATAAAAGTTTCCTCTGTCAAAGTACATTTCTGTcaaaaagagaaacacaaatGTCATCGATAAGAGAAATAAAGACATGACTAAAAAACCAGATAACAAAACCGACATAATTCACAGTATCTACACACCTATTTGACCAAGAAGCTCAACTTTTACACCATTATGCTCGACCTTTTTCCCTTGATATGAATCAATGTGAATCTGAGAGAGACAatttatgaaaaagaaagaaaaaaaaaaaaactccttttAAGCAATTCCATAAACCTCCTGATGACTAGGAAATCACAACAATACAAAAGTACCTTCCCAGCAATAGTTTCTTGACTCTGGAAAAGTGGATTCATAAGTATTTGTCCATTATCTTTCTTAATGGGTACCTACCGCAACAGAGGATCAATGAGTGACATTAAGAAAACCTGCAGCCTAAGTGCATATCTATAGGAGAAGCAAAATACGAATGTACCTGTTTACGATTTTTCCCATCAGTAAAGGTGATTGAAATATTACATGCCGGCTTGAAAGCTCCAAGAAGAAAATTCTGTGATAATAGTCCAACAAAAATGGGTATACAATTTAGAACAAGTTCACGCTAAAGAGAACCACCAAGTACAcagaaacaacaacaccaagcAAAGAGCACTTACCATGATCAGAAGATTCAATCCCAATCCCAATCACAATCAAAACAACCTGTTCACAGAGCACACAGATGATACAAAATCAGCGGCATTCCCAACTTGAAACACctaaaaaagtttggtttttaagCTAGAGCAGCTTCCAAATTTAGGCTGACCAGTCGTCACCACGAAATAGAaataaaccctaatcccaaatCTCAATTCATGAAGAAGTAATCAAATAAACCCCTTCAGATGAGACCAAATCACATGGTAATGATACAACGATAAGAAACAAGACTTTATCGAGAGATTAGCCGCGAGATCAAAACTGAgatctcccccccccccccccccccccccNCCACCACGAACTTAGACTCGTATTGAACAACTTAACAAAATTTGGTACCTTCTGAGCTGAGACGAAGAAGAATCGATCAAATCGACGAAAGATTCTGACAGTTTGGGTTCAAGACGATCGCAAAGTCACGGAGGACGACaacaaaaaaggcaaaaaaaaaaaaaacttttttctcaAGTTGACTACACAAAGCCCAGTTATATTATAAACCGATCGAAGCCCAGGTGGTATCATTGTCATGGACATTTACACGACCGTATAACATTCTAAAGctgataaagaaaacaaacaaagctgatatttttattcaaaaattgaagaataaaaaaacaaatttgtaaaatgtaaagAAGCATAGCTTGAACTAGAAATGAAGTTCAAGTGAATTTCATTTCCTAAAGACAGCTTTAAGGTACCAACTTATTCAGCATATGAGCCTATAGACGGTTTACTGAATAAGTATAATATCTTTGGTTATACTTTTTGTGGCTATACAAAACTTTAGTGAAGAGCCTCTATTCCCAATCTCATTCTGAATCACGTTCATTTCTCATCCGAGAGACGAAAAGCTCTAAGATGCCGTTTATAGCTGCTTGGACCTCGTCAGCATCTGTTGGGCGTTTAAAACCAGAGTACTCGCTTGCAGCAACCTGAGTCTTCTTTGAGGTAGCAAACGCCTTTTCCAAGTCCAGTTGTGTCAATGGCCTAGGCTCCTACAAATTTCAGGAAACTCAAGATGTCAGTACTAAGAAATCAAGTGGAGGAAGAAAATAATTGGCATTCCTATAACCCGGATTCTTACTTACCGAAACTTCTCTGCCCTTTCGCTCCTCCTCTAAGATTTCTCTAATCGGGAAGTAGGCTGCTTTTTTGCAGAGTTCAAAGATATCTGATCCGGTATAACCTTCACATAAGCGAGCTACATGATCATAGTTGATATTTGGTTCAATCCTCTCTCCTTTCAAAATCACTTTCAATATTTGTGCTCTCTCTCGGCAATCAGGCATCCCGATCTCAAAGGCCTGAGGAAAACGCCTCAATATTGCTTCATCGAGCTCTGAAGGTCAGTTAGTTGCAGCAAGAACCATCACCCTCGCATtctctacaaaacaaaaaacacatcaaacttCAGATAACACTCATGTTACCTACTTTAACAGTTAAACTTAAATAAGACAACGAGGACAAGAAAGTTTCAACTCACGGTCTGTAGTAAATCCATCCCATAAAGCCATAAACTCAGTTTTCATATTTGACATTGCTTCACTATCAGTAGAACGACGCTGGCCAAGAAAGCTATCCACCTCATCGATAAAAATAATAGCAGGTTGGAGTTTGTAGGCCAAGCTAAAGACAGCAGCCACTGAAGcaagaaacaatacaaaacaacTCATAAATCAGTAACATAACCAAATAACATCAGTAACGTGAGCTCCTTCgacacataaaacaaaatctacaCCTACCAAGCTTCTGTGCATCACCAAACCACTTGCTCATCAGATTCGAA harbors:
- the LOC104761371 gene encoding vacuolar protein sorting-associated protein 26A; its protein translation is MNFLLGAFKPACNISITFTDGKNRKQVPIKKDNGQILMNPLFQSQETIAGKIHIDSYQGKKVEHNGVKVELLGQIEMYFDRGNFYDFTSLVRELDVPGEIYERKTYPFEFSSVEMPYETYNGVNVRLRYVLKVTVTRGYAGSIVEYQDFVVRNYVPPPPINNSIKMEVGIEDCLHIEFEYNKSKYHLKDVILGKIYFLLVRIKIKNMDLEIRRRESTGAGANTHVETETLAKFELMDGAPVRGESIPVRVFLTPYDLTPTHTNINNKFSVKYYLNLVLVDEEDRRYFKQQEITLYRLKEETS
- the LOC104763423 gene encoding oligopeptide transporter 8-like, translating into MNPGPFSTKEHVLITVFANSGAGAVYASHIISAVKLYYKRRLDFLPALLVMITTQVLGFGWAGMYRKHLVEPGEMWWPINLVQVSLFRALHEKEKRSKWGISRNQFFVITLITSFSYYILPGYLFTVLTTVSWLCWISPKSILVNQLGSGSAGLGIGSFGLDWSTVASYLGSPLASPFFASANIAVGFFLVMYVITPLCYYLDIYNAKTFPIYSGKLFVASGKEYDVRSIIDANFRLDHKAYAETGPIHMSTFFAVTYGLGFATLTASVVHVLLFNGKDLWNQTKGALGKNKKMDIHTKIMKRNYKEVPLWWFLCIFAVNLAVIVFICIYYEAQIQLPWWGAFLACLIAIFFTPLVGVIMATTNQAPGLNIITEYIIGYAYPERPVANICFKTYGYISMSQSLTFLADLKLGTYMKIPPRTMFMAQVVGTLVAVFVYALTAWWLMAEIPNIGDTSLLPPGSQWTCPTDRVFFDASVIWGLVGPRRVFGNLGEYSNINWFFVGGAIAPAVVYLATRLFPNRKWISMIHIPVLIGATAMMPPASSVNFTSWLVLAFVFGHFVFKYRREWWQRYNYVLSGGMDAGTGFMSVLLFLALQRSEIAIDWWGSSGEGCSVAKCPTAKGVIVHGCPVF